AACAACTGTTTTAAAAATCCATAGATAGGAGGAGTCGTGCTTGTTTCAGCAAATGAAAGCCAGATAATAGCCGGTACTTTATTCGGTTTCATGGGAATTTACATATGTTTTATTGTATTTATGGCAGCAACTTTTATTACATTATTCGTTTTCTGGATAATAGGAATTGTAGATATATCTCAGAGAAAGAATGAAGAATTTCCAAATCCGGAGGATAATCCAAGGTCAACCTGGCTGATAATTCTTCTTGTAACTCTTGTAATTCCGCTTGCAGCCGGAATAGCTGCAATTATTTATTATGCAACAATAATCAGGAAATATCCGAGGGATAGTTTTCAGCCGGCAACGGAATCCCCGGAAGATGGTGGAAAAAACAACAGACAGAAGAAGATTGATTAAAATCAGAACAATTATTCATCCATTATATCTTTCAAGGCATTGTCCGTATTTTTTGCAGTGAATGATTTAAAATCGAAATCATCTATTATTTTGCTTATATTTTTAGGAATGACTTCTTTTTCTTTTAAAAATTCTGCAATTTTTTTTATTCCTACTTTGCTGATGACATACCCTGCAGCACCGCCCAGTACAGCGCCTCCGATAATATATGCAAAAACCTTTGAATCAAATTTCTTTTTTTCAGAATTATCTCCGTGCATTTATTCCCTCCAAAGATATTTTAAAAATTATTTGTAAATTATATATATAAAATGAATATTCATTTGACAGATAATTCAATATTATATATATAATTGGTTTTTATTACAAAAATTTAAAAGTTGCCGGATTATTTGGATGAGGAATAAATCAGGTAAAATAAATTCGCCGAATGAAAAGCAAACCCGGTATTTTGAAATAATACTGGGCCTGTTTGTAGCTGTGCTGCTTATTTCAAATATTGCTTCTACGAAAATAACGCAAATATGGAAGTTTGCTTTTGATGGCGGGACTATCATATTTCCTCTTTCTTATATATTCGGAGATGTTCTGACAGAGGTATACGGCTATAAAAAAGCAAGAAAAGCAATATGGGTAGGTTTTTTCAGCGCTTTTCTGATGTCCCTTGTCCTATGGCTGATAGGAGTGCTGAAACCGGCCGAGGGCTGGAATCTTCAAAATGCCTATATTTCAATACTTGGACAGACACCAAGAATAGTAGGAGCTTCTCTGGCAGCATATTTTGCCGGCGAGTTTTTAAACTCCTTTATAATGGCAAAGATGAAGGTGTTTACAAAAGGAAGATGGCTCTGGGCAAGGACGATTGCTTCAACAATAGCCGGTCAGGCAGTAGATACGGCATTGTTCTGCCTGATTGCATTTGCCGGATTATACTCATGGGATCTTTTATTATCCATAATCATTTCCAATTATATTTTCAAGGTAGGCCTTGAAATAATAATGACACCTGCAACATACGGGATAGTTTGTTTTCTGAAAAGAAAAGAAAATATCGATCACTATGATCACAGGACAGACTTTAATCCGTTTAGAATAAGAGGCTAGATAAAATAAAAAAGCACCAGTAAAATTAATTTGATTTTATTTACCAGCGCAGTTTGCTTTTTATTACTTTTTGGTTTTATTTATTTTACAAGAATACCTATTCCCAGAATAGCCAGAACTACAAAAACCAGCCAGTAGTTAAGAAAAATAAATGATGCTACTTTCTTTACTTTCTCCATTTGCTTCACCTCCCTCTGAAATTCCTTTTTTATAATTATGAATCGTTTCATATTTATATTATATATAATTTCGAACCTGTGTCAAATATTTTTTTACTGATTTAGTTCAGGGTAGGGATATCTGTAATGTCCACTGACTTCCATTTCAGCCAAGGCATTGATTTCGGTTATTTTTCCCAGGTCTTTTGTTATCATTATGACAAGAGGAACACCTTCCGGACTGCTATGGTTTGAAAGCATGCCTGCTATATTTTTTCCCGGATTTTCAGCATCAACAGTAAAATATACAATATCCCCGGGCTGCCACTGAAGGATATTTGCAGGATCCGAGGCATCAAATTCTGTCGGAAGCTCAAGCGCATTGCGTTGGAAGAATTTCTGCTGGAAATATACAACCCTGAAGTCTGTTTTTTTATCAGGATTTTTGCTGCCTTTGATATTCATCGGATAAGCATCTATATGTTTGCTCATATCATCATATACAAGCTCCATTAAATCATAACCGCAATCTTTCAAAACAACCGAAACAACATCAGTCGATATCCAGTATTTATCATCAGGATAACCGGTATCCGCATAAAACTGGTACTGATATTCAATATCCTCCTCAAGAAGCTTCATTACCCTCAATACAATTTTTTTCTGTTCGTCACTTAGCTCAAATGCCCCTGTTTCATTTGCTGTGGTAGTTTCTCCAATATCTGAAAACTCTTCAGTTGTTGCAAGAGCACTGTCTGAGCCTGATTCAGAATCAGCACCTGTGGCATCATCCGGATCCTTATTTCTAAAATCAGCCAGTTCCGTTTCTTTCCCCCGGATATTTTCGGAGAGGGGGAAATTAATAAACGATTTGAAAAGATTCTGGGGAATTTCGATTTTAAGTTCCTTATAGAAAGATTTAAGCGTCCAGAACTGCAAAGCCGCCAGTGCTATAAAAAACACTATTATAATATCATATCTTAATTTTCTTCTTCTTTGAGATTTTCTTATTCTGGCTTTCATGGACTAATATATTAACTTAAAAATGCAATTAAATAAAGAAAGCTTTACTTTACTTTTAAAAACAATATTGTTATATATTAAGTTTATTATTTTTTCAAAAAATTGTTAAAATTACTTATTAAAATTTTTGCAGCAGCCAGAGGATTTGATATTGAAAAAGGAAGTTGCAATACTTACCGGAAATGAAGCCATTGCGCTGGGTGCTCTTGAAGCCGGTGTCAGATTTGCAAGCGCTTATCCCGGAACTCCTTCAACGGAAATACTGGAAAACATTGCTGAATCAGGCAGTATTTACTGTCAGTGGTCCGTTAATGAAAAGGTTGCCCTTGAAGTTGCATCCGGCGCCAGCATTGCAGGGAAAAGGGCTATAGTTGCAATGAAGCATGTGGGGCTTAATGTTGCTTCAGACCCTTTTATGACTCTTGCATATACTGGTGTCAACGGAGGTCTGGTAATAATATCTGCAGATGATCCTGGCATGCACAGTTCCCAGAATGAGCAGGATAACAGATATTATGCAAAAATGGCAAAAGTACCTTTGCTTGAACCCGCAGACAGTCAGGAATGCAAAGATTTTCTGATTAAAGCTTTTGAAGTAAGTGAAAAATTTGACATACCGGTTTTGTTAAGGACTACAACAAGAATATCCCATTCAGGTTCAGTAGTCAGAAAAGGCAAAACGGGAAAACAAAAGACTGACAGAATTTATAAAAAAGATCCGGCAAAGTATGTTATGATTCCGGCTTTTGCCAGAAGCAGACACAGGATTCTTCTTCAAAAATATGAAAAGCTTAAAGAATTTTCAGATAAAACGGATATTAACAGAATTATAGATTCGAAAGACGGAAAGTCCTCCTGCGGAATAGGAATAATTACCGGCGGTGTCTGTTTTCAGTATGCGTCTGAAGCATTCAGGAATTATCCGATATTGAAATTAGGGATGACAAATCCTCTTCCCTTTAACCTGATAAGAGATTTTTTGAGCGACAAATCTTTGATTATAGTTGTTGAAGAGCTTGAACCCTTTATTGAGGAACAGATAAAAGCCTGTTTTACCGGCTGCAGAGTAATAGGCAAATCTTTTTTCCCTGATTATGGCGAACTCAATGTTGAGATACTTGACAATTTAAATGATTTTATTTCAAGCACAGGCATCAAAAACTCTCCCGGTGAACTTACATTAAAAAATATTGAAGACAGAATAAAAGAGTTTAAAGAAGAAAATTCCTGTTTGACAGAGGAAAAATATAAGACGGAGATTAAAAATTCGGTTAAAAAAACAATTCCTCCAAGGCCGCCGGTTCTCTGTGCAGGATGTACGCACAGACCGGTCTTTCATATTTTAAAAAAACTGAAAGTAATAGTAATGGGAGATATCGGATGCTATACTCTCTCGGTTTTACCTCCTCTTAGCAGTCTTGACAGCTGTCTGTGCATGGGAGCCGGAGTCGGGCAGGCACTTGGTGTTGAAAAAGCAAACGAGGATTATAAAAATAAAGTCGTTTCGGTAATAGGAGATTCTACTTTTTTCCATTCGGGGATTACGTCACTTATAGATAATGTATTTAACAAAGGGACGGGCCTTGTAATAATACTTGACAACAGAGCTACTGCAATGACCGGTCATCAGACAAATCCGGGCATAGGAAAAACGCTTATGGGTGAAGATACCCATACAATACTTCCTGAAGAAATAGCAAAAGCCATTGGGGTAAAAAACATACGGATAACAGATCCATATGATGTAAGACTTCTTGAAAAAATAATAAAGGAAGAATTAAAAAGGAAAGAGCTTTCTGTAATAATCTGCCGCCGGGAGTGTGCCCTGATAAACAAAACGGAAAATCCCGGGAAATTTTATATAGATGATTCCGTATGCAAAAAATGCGGAATGTGTATCAGGACAGGATGTCCGGCAATAGGATTTGAAAACGATAAATATTTTATAAACCGGACGGTCTGTACAGGCTGCGGCGTCTGCTCACAAATTTGTCCATGGGATTCAATAAAACGAAATAATGATATTAGCTGACAAAAGTATTAATAAATATAAAAAGAGATCGGTTTCGATTTTAAAAAGAGGAGAAACAATCTCTGTGCTGTTTGCGGGTGTTGGGGGACAGGGCATACTTCTGGCTACGGGCTTAATGGCAAGAGCCTGTCTTTTTGAAGGGTTTGATGTAAAAGTTTCAGAAGTGCACGGGATGGCCCAGAGAGGGGGAAGTGTTGTCGGAAGCATAAGGTTTGGCAAAAAAGTCTTTTCCCCTACAGTTGATCATGCAGACTATATTATTGCACTGGAAGAAGTTGAGTCTTTGAGATGCCTGGATAATCTTAAAAAAGAAAGCATATTCATATATAATACTTACAGGATTTTTCCTTCGACAGTTTATGGCGGAGATTATTCCTATCCTGACAATGTAAGAGAGCTTCTTTCAGAATTTACGCCGGATGTATTTCCGGTAGATGCATTTGAAATTGCCAGGCGGCTGGGTAAAAGCAAGACAATGAATACAGTTTTGCTTGGTTTTTTCTCAAATTTTCTTCCCATAAGCACTGATAGCTGGGAAAATGCTATAAAAGATATCATCCCTTCGGCAATTATCGAAATAAACTTAAATGCTTTTATGGCAGGCAGGAATCTTATTAATAATTTTCGGGAGGTATAAAATGCCGATAAAACAACTAACCGTTTTTTTGGAAAACAAGCATGGAAGGCTTGCTGAGGTTGCAAGAATTTTGAAAAGGGAAAATATAAATCTTCAGGGTTTTTCAACTACGGAAGCAAGAGATTATGGCATCCTGAGACTGGTAGTGTCAGATATTGAAAAATCAAGGGCATCTTTGAAAGAAGCCGGTTTTACAACCCATGTAGCTGATGCAATATGCATAAGAGTTGAAGACAGACCGGGTGAGCTGCTGAATGTTCTTGATGCTCTTTCTGAAGCAAGGATAAACATAGATTATGTATATGTTATTGCCGGCACAAGAATAGTATTGAGTGCCCCTGAACTTGACAGAGCAGAAAAACTGCTGGTTGAAAAAGGCTTTTCTATCTGTATGGATTGAAAAAGACCTGTAAATTACTCTTAAGGATAAAAACTTATACGGGCAGCCGTCATGATTAAATAATAGCGAGGAATCAAAATGGTTTTGGAATTTTTCAATGAAAACATTGAAACGGCAGACAGAAAAATTATTGAAGAAATACAGACGGAAAGACTTAAAAACACATTGATAAACGTCTATGAAAATGTCCTGTTTTACAAAAAAAGACTGGATGACTGCGGTGTTGATCCATACAATTTCAAAAGTATTGATGAACTGAAGAAGATACCTTTTACAACTAAGGAAGATTTAAGGCTGAACTATCCTTATAAAATGTTTGCCAGACCGTTTGGTGAAATTGTAAGAATACATTCATCATCGGGAACCAGCAGTAATCCAACGGTAGCGGCTTACACAGACAAGGATATTGAAATATGGAGCAGCATAATTGCCAGGCAGCTTTTTTCTTTAAATCTGAGAAAAGGCGATATTTTTCAAAACAGTTATGGCTACGGACTTTTTACCGGCGGCCTCGGTCTTCATTATGGAATAGAGAAGCTGGGCGGAACTGCAATTCCTGTGTCCGGAGGAAATACTGAAAGACAGATTAAAATAATGCAGGATTTTTTGCCTGAGGTACTTTGCTGCACCCCTTCCTATGCGCTGCATATTGCAGAAGTTGGAAAAGAGCTCGGAGTCGATTTTTCAAAACTTCCCCTTAAAACCGGCGTCTTTGGTGCTGAGCCATGGACAAACCAGATAAGAAAGGAAATCGAGAAAAGACTGTCAATTGATGCCTATGATATTTATGGTCTGAGCGAAGTGATAGGTCCGGGAGTTTCCTGTGAGTGCTATTGTAAAAAAGGATTGCATGTATCAGAAGATAATTTTATTGTTGAGACCATTGACCCAAAAACAGGCAGGAATGTGCCGGAATCAGAAACAGGGGAACTGGTTTT
Above is a genomic segment from Actinomycetota bacterium containing:
- a CDS encoding queuosine precursor transporter, which translates into the protein MRNKSGKINSPNEKQTRYFEIILGLFVAVLLISNIASTKITQIWKFAFDGGTIIFPLSYIFGDVLTEVYGYKKARKAIWVGFFSAFLMSLVLWLIGVLKPAEGWNLQNAYISILGQTPRIVGASLAAYFAGEFLNSFIMAKMKVFTKGRWLWARTIASTIAGQAVDTALFCLIAFAGLYSWDLLLSIIISNYIFKVGLEIIMTPATYGIVCFLKRKENIDHYDHRTDFNPFRIRG
- a CDS encoding phenylacetate--CoA ligase — protein: MEFFNENIETADRKIIEEIQTERLKNTLINVYENVLFYKKRLDDCGVDPYNFKSIDELKKIPFTTKEDLRLNYPYKMFARPFGEIVRIHSSSGTSSNPTVAAYTDKDIEIWSSIIARQLFSLNLRKGDIFQNSYGYGLFTGGLGLHYGIEKLGGTAIPVSGGNTERQIKIMQDFLPEVLCCTPSYALHIAEVGKELGVDFSKLPLKTGVFGAEPWTNQIRKEIEKRLSIDAYDIYGLSEVIGPGVSCECYCKKGLHVSEDNFIVETIDPKTGRNVPESETGELVFTTITKEGMPVIRYRTKDLSNLVYDKCECGRTHARMAKPIGRSDDMLIIRGVNVFPSQIEEVLINVKEIEPQYLIIVEKRNFLDFIEVWVEVPENIFSEKMQTLEYFESSIEHSLYSAIGINIDVKLKEPKTIKRSEGKARRVVDMRKGEKP
- a CDS encoding ACT domain-containing protein; protein product: MPIKQLTVFLENKHGRLAEVARILKRENINLQGFSTTEARDYGILRLVVSDIEKSRASLKEAGFTTHVADAICIRVEDRPGELLNVLDALSEARINIDYVYVIAGTRIVLSAPELDRAEKLLVEKGFSICMD
- a CDS encoding indolepyruvate oxidoreductase subunit beta, whose amino-acid sequence is MLFAGVGGQGILLATGLMARACLFEGFDVKVSEVHGMAQRGGSVVGSIRFGKKVFSPTVDHADYIIALEEVESLRCLDNLKKESIFIYNTYRIFPSTVYGGDYSYPDNVRELLSEFTPDVFPVDAFEIARRLGKSKTMNTVLLGFFSNFLPISTDSWENAIKDIIPSAIIEINLNAFMAGRNLINNFREV
- a CDS encoding DUF1287 domain-containing protein; its protein translation is MKARIRKSQRRRKLRYDIIIVFFIALAALQFWTLKSFYKELKIEIPQNLFKSFINFPLSENIRGKETELADFRNKDPDDATGADSESGSDSALATTEEFSDIGETTTANETGAFELSDEQKKIVLRVMKLLEEDIEYQYQFYADTGYPDDKYWISTDVVSVVLKDCGYDLMELVYDDMSKHIDAYPMNIKGSKNPDKKTDFRVVYFQQKFFQRNALELPTEFDASDPANILQWQPGDIVYFTVDAENPGKNIAGMLSNHSSPEGVPLVIMITKDLGKITEINALAEMEVSGHYRYPYPELNQ
- the iorA gene encoding indolepyruvate ferredoxin oxidoreductase subunit alpha; its protein translation is MKKEVAILTGNEAIALGALEAGVRFASAYPGTPSTEILENIAESGSIYCQWSVNEKVALEVASGASIAGKRAIVAMKHVGLNVASDPFMTLAYTGVNGGLVIISADDPGMHSSQNEQDNRYYAKMAKVPLLEPADSQECKDFLIKAFEVSEKFDIPVLLRTTTRISHSGSVVRKGKTGKQKTDRIYKKDPAKYVMIPAFARSRHRILLQKYEKLKEFSDKTDINRIIDSKDGKSSCGIGIITGGVCFQYASEAFRNYPILKLGMTNPLPFNLIRDFLSDKSLIIVVEELEPFIEEQIKACFTGCRVIGKSFFPDYGELNVEILDNLNDFISSTGIKNSPGELTLKNIEDRIKEFKEENSCLTEEKYKTEIKNSVKKTIPPRPPVLCAGCTHRPVFHILKKLKVIVMGDIGCYTLSVLPPLSSLDSCLCMGAGVGQALGVEKANEDYKNKVVSVIGDSTFFHSGITSLIDNVFNKGTGLVIILDNRATAMTGHQTNPGIGKTLMGEDTHTILPEEIAKAIGVKNIRITDPYDVRLLEKIIKEELKRKELSVIICRRECALINKTENPGKFYIDDSVCKKCGMCIRTGCPAIGFENDKYFINRTVCTGCGVCSQICPWDSIKRNNDIS